The Arvicola amphibius chromosome 4, mArvAmp1.2, whole genome shotgun sequence genome includes the window ATCTCTAGTAGCTTGGTCTTGACATCTTTCTGCATAATCCTCCACAGTAAATATTTACCCCAGTTGGCTAAGATCTTACAAACAGAGGGAACAAAAGCATCCCTAGAAATAGAATCAAGGAGAGATAATGTGAAAGGTATAGTTGACCCATATTGAACATGAGCCTGCTTAAGATGTCttagataaaatagatatttaatttCTAACTCACTGCCCCAGTTTATTAGGATCAGGTATCTCATTCACTGTGAAAAGAGAGATTCCTTCCGTGTCTTCTTTAATCTCTTGGGCTTCACACAGAGGTAAAAGAGAGAATCCTTCCATGTTCTCTCCCATCTCCTGGGATCCTTATAGAGTCTCTTGTCTTGGAGACCTATTTTGTGACTTAGTGGAGAATAATTTTCTTATGGTGGGGGGAAACCTTCCCTAATAACCTCAGCAAAGAGATgaagtaaaaagcaaaaaacaaaacaaaacaaaaacaaacaaaaacaaaactccaagagCTGCACTTATTGGATAGAAATGAGAAGTGGAGAGAAGTGGAGCAGCAGGTGGATTGGCACAATCAGCACAAGGAAGAGGTAAACAGTAAACGTCCTCATACTATGTAGTATAGCTCCAGGTTCTAATTTTTCTTCTACTCCCAGTGTTCTGctttttcctgatcattttcactttttaatttaacCATGCTACTTTTTCCAAtgactgtttatatttctttacgAAGCTGGAAATCATTACTaggatttttttctggttgtCTTGCATGCAATTATTCCTGAATTGCTCTTCCTAACCATGATCAATTTTTGGGATCAAGAGATTCCCCTTCAGGGAAAGAAGGCTGAGGTTCACTAATGGCATCCAGAAATTTCATCAACCAATGGTGTCTCAATTTAGCTCTCTTTGCTAGCAACATAGTTCCTAGAACTTTTACAGTGTTGCTACTTCAATCTTGCCTGTCCAATTTTTAACCACCAGTAAATTAATTCAGTAGATTCATCTTATTATATCTGTGTACACACCATAATCAGAAGATTTTCaccttactgttttctttttcctgtctccaTATTTTCTTATTCCCACATTTCAGGTCCCTGTTTGAAGCACTACCTGTAAACAAGAGCATTTGCTTACCAAACAAGGGTCTCCGGATATGgttggtgggagtgaaaaccCGGTTAGGTTGGTGGGGGTCTCAGTGAGACTGAGGCCGAGATGTTTACTACAGCAATCAcacttttatacatttttcagaaacaaaatgtaATGGAGGATGCCATGATATAATGGTGGTTGCAAGCTAGACGAGGTACACAAGATTAATGTTTAATAACAATTGTTTAGCCAAGTTCTACATACTATCTATCCTGACTTCTaaggaacagagagaaacacaggtaGCTTGAATGTTTCACTGTCTGAGTGAGTGCTTCAGTTTATTAGTAACTGAAAGGCACACAGTTCCCCAAGAGCAATAAACTCAAATCTGAAAAACCTATGATGTATGCCCCTCAAGGCAGTTAGACTGACAAACCCCATAATTTCCTGCAAATCACTGCATTCCATTCCCAGTGACCAAAGGCCCATGGGCATATTCTAATGCACAAAGTACTAAATCCAGCTTTCGTTGTCTCAACAGTGACTAAAAGCTGAAAGTAATTTCCAGGACTCAAAGGAGTCTCATAAGTATAACCCCCTCTTAAACAAAAATTGTATACCTCCAATATATAATGGAACAGAAAATTTGTTAGCATTTCAAAGGAGAGGGATGGGAACATAGTAAAGAAACAAAGGATATAATAAGCAAGATCAAAACCCAGAAGGGCAAAATCAAAATTCTGTAGCTCCATGTCTGTTGCCTGGGAATTTATGTTCAAAGGGTTTAGATGGCTATGCCTCCCCAGCTTTGTTGCCTGCAAAGAACCCCTTTCTTGGGTCCTTTACACTCACTATTTGGAGGTGCTCTTGGCCAATGTCTCATAGTTCTGAAATCTTCAACATATAGGTGGCGCCACTAAAACTTAGGGTTGAGTTTCACAGCTTCACCCAGTGTCCTCACACAGCCTTCATTCACTTGCTGCCTGTCCGTGGTGGTGCTCGGAAACCATGGTGGAATAGCCAATGAGCACTTCACTCTGGAAGCTTTCGTGTCTCTAATGACAACATTGTGTAGATGGCACTGCTAACTTGTAATGGAGCCTGGCCTCTTAGGATCACCCTCGTGTTCTCTTCTACAAGCTGGGAGCTTAGCTGGTTTGGGTTTTGCTCTGGGGTCACCCTTTCCATTGTTTGGGTACAGAGAAGGCCTCTTCTTAACTATAATAATAACTTCTTTAGTCACTGCAGCCTCTGCTAGCACATACCTTGACTGTAACATTAAGCTTCCTAGGGATATTTATCACTGAAAacaggatattttatattttttgttcaaATTGCTTTTTCTCACGCAGATCTATATAATAAGAACTATTCCACAATAAGAACTATTCCACATACTCAATACTATTCAGTCTTGAATTTTCCTCCATAAAAGATATTAGTCCATTAAGTTAAAAATTTTCCTCAACCAATTTCTCAGAAAAGGTAAAATTCATTTAGATTCTCTGCTAAAATATCACTCAGTTGGCCCCTAACCCAGTTGTTAATATTACTCCtttctgaaacttcttgagctgGGTCTCCATAGTCTGCATTGCTCTCAGCAGGACTATGTTCATGGCTCTTACTAGACTGTTCCTTTAAGCTCTGCTTACAGCATTCAACCACTTTCTAGTCTGAAGTCACAAATTCTTCACATTTCTAAAAAAGGtaacaaatgcaaacaaacaatTGAAAACAACGTGGTCTTGTTCTTCAGAGCAATGGCTCACCCTCTGATACTAACTTACATAatcattacttttctgttgttgtgatgagATACTATGTCTAAGGCTAACTTGCCTAAGAAGTTTATATGTGTACAGATGTGGCTGCTCTGGTAACTGTGCGGGAAGTGGCATCATAagtcaagataagtaataaaagGCAAAGGTCAGACTTATAAAGAACATGAAGAGTTCAAAGTTCTTTACATTGAGATTTAACTGCCCCAGGATCCCCACTGGATCTGTCTTCTCGGCATATGAAAAGGGAAACAGGGCCTCTGGAGGAAGGTCTTTGATTCTCATGGTTATGTAGGGGTTAACAAAGGATATAAGGTGATGAAAGAGATAGGATTGGTTTCTATGTGAATACTCAACAGAGGAAAGGAATCTGTCATAACCGGAAGCCTGCTCTATGCCATAGTAATACAAAGGCTTTAAAGAGACTAgcagctcttttctttctgaagtgggagaaaagaaatgaaactgcAGAATCACATAGTCTTCCGTCATCAGCAAGCTTCACTCATCTCATTCTGTGTGGTTTGGGAGGTTGTTGAGCTCCACTTTCCATCTGCAAAAAATATCAGTTTACCTTGTCTACTTCCCTTttttatgaagaagaaaataaacatagcTATAGAGTTTTAAATCCAAAATTCCAAAAGTGCAAATAAACATGAGTAGCATCCTTACCAACTGAACTTTCCACCAGCCTCTAGTTTCTTGCTTCCAGTGGGAGAAAAATTACATCCTTTGGTTATAAGATAATtcccagaaaaatacaaaatatagtaCTGTAGTGGCAGTGTTAGAAAAATCTATTTAATACCAGGCTATCTCAGAAAAGATTGCATAGAGATGAAATAAATTAGGATGGGAAGAACAGTTAAATACCAAATTGTGTGAAATTTTCTATGGAGTCATTTATGTGAAAGACAATAAGAACCTGTGAAATTGAGATTTTTGGATGTTCTTGAATACGAATCTCAGATCATGAAGTATAATTAAAAACTGGtatcatagaaaaaaaagcagatttcTGGACAAGATGATAAGATCCCAGGACACAATTTAATGATACGTGGAATAATGATGTTATTCAAAAAATTATAGCCTAACAGTTTTTATGCAATAGTTTTCTAGACTCACAAGGGAATGAAGGCACAGTGGGGTTCCTAGTTAAATACACATTTTACCTATGGAATAAGTATATAGAAAGTTCCCTTAACAGAATAGCCCAAAGTGTGGATAAGTTGAGAAATgctgatattaatattaatatatctaCCTGAATTTGTTATAAAACTACCTAAAAGGTGATTATCATAGTcagaagagatttttcttttgaaacactCTTTTTAGGGCTCCTTTCATGTctctgttcctcaggctgtagatgaagGGGTTCAACATTGGAGTCACCACTGTATACATCATAGACATGACAGTGTCCTTCACAGTAGAGTTATTAGTTGATGGACATAAGTAGAGGCCAATAATTGTCCCAAAGAACAGTGAGACCACAGACAGGTGGGAGCCACAAGTGGAGAAGACCTTGTGAATGCCTCGAATTGATGGGACCTTGAGGATGGAGGAGACAATTCGTGCATAAGATGTTAtgataaatagaaaaggaagtaCAACAACAAGCCCTCCTATGATCAACACCACCAACTCATTAATGTGAATATCAGAGCAGGCCAGCTTCAGTAGAGCAGATAGATCACAGAAAAAATGGGGAATCACATTGTTTGCACAGAAAGACAATCTAGTTAAGAGCAAAGTGTGCAACATGGCATGTGATGTGGTCAGCACCCAGGATAGCACCACCAGACCCACACAGAGCTTGTGGCTCATGATGCTGGTGTAATGAAGGGGaaagcagatggccacatagcggtcataggccatggcaACAAGGAGGAAGCTCTCAaggtctccaaaaaacaaaaagaagtacatTTGTGCCAGACAGCCTGCATAGGAGATGAGTGGGACTTGTCTCTGCATGTTCTGCAGCAACTTGGGCATTGTGACTGAGGaaaagcagaggtcagagaaggacaaGTTGCTAAGAAaaaagtacatgggtgtgtggagatgGGAGTCCAATagaatgaggatgatgatgatgaggttcCCCAGGACAGTAGTGAGGTACATGGCCAGGAACAGGACATAGAACAGATATTGGTGTTCTGGGGGGATGGGAAGACCCagcaggaggaactgggagatgCCTGTTCGGTTGTTTTCAGGCATGATCTTTCTGTAATATCTGTAAGGAAAATGGTAGGATctgtcaaaatttcaaataaaatgaacatacCTCTAAGACATGTCCTTTAGGATAATTAATCTCACAGCCATCAAAATATTATTACGATACACAAGTTGCAAAAAATTTATATAACCATAATGTCTTAATTCTTTTGTAAATTTTGCATGTTTCAGTATTACATCCTTTAAATTCTACTCTTTTGctcatttattcacttatttgaTTTACAACCTCACCgcagttttcccttccttttcttcccaaagttcatccctgctctttcttctttcctccatccatccctcatCTGTTTCTAATCAGAAAAATGCGGTCTTCCAATGGATATTGCTAAAACATGGCAAAACAAGTTGTAGGAAGACTAAGTGCTAAATTCTGCTCTTATGTGAGATACAAAATGtattaactttcctcttaatTGTCAGTTGGTTATGTGTCCTCGGTGATTATGATTTGCTTCAACTCTTTCAGTTTCTTGCATTGTAATATTCCCCAGGTCTTTGTGTGAATGGTCTCAGTTTATGATTCTAAACTTATCTCAATGAAAATGCCATACGTTTAAATGGTTTAAATTATCATTTAGAACTCAGGTTGTATTTCTATCTTATCCTACAGAACTCTAATTTCTAAggatgaatgatttttttccccagaatgtGTCACAAGCATTGAACATACAGCAGATTCCAAATAAAGCTTCCACATTCACCCGGTTCCTTTGCTTACCCATCCTCCTTCGGCCTCTCATATCAGTAAAAGAAATCCATGATCAAAGCAGAAATCAGAGTTTTATTTCATTCGTTCTTTTCTTTCACTATCTATACCCCCATCAAGTAAAACTTATAACCctaaactttattttcatttcattcacttTTGTTATAAATATTCCCACCCATGAAAAGGACATCATTTCACTTGGACTATTGAAACCAACTCTCGTTTTGCCTCCCTCATTCAAAGCTTCAGTACTCTTTTcaaatggctttctttttctcttcacatGTAAAGTGGAAATCCAATTATCCTTCCTTGCTGAATGAATTGTTGGTGGATTTCACTGCTCTTAATATGAAAGCTAAATTTCTTTCGGATGCACACTTGACATTACAGTGCCCAATCTTTCCTACACATACAGTCACATTTGGTCACACAGTGACTCTTGCACTCTATCTCCAGTAATGCAGAGTTTGAGGGTAAACTTCCCAGTCCTCTGCTTTTCTAAGCTGGTGTTCCTTCTGTGTAGCAGTTCCTTCCCATTGCTCCCACTAACCTGAATTACCATTTTTCCTTCAGGTACAGTATGTGGGCTTTCTAAGATAAGTCTCCCAAGTCTGTCTAGGGTAGATAAGACCCATTACCATTTTTTCACGGTACTCATCCTACAACATTCGGTGCCTGGGTCAGTTGTTCATCACTGATTCCCCCTAGGCTGTAAACTCAATTCAAGAAAGGCATGTCTGCCCTTCATCCTGCAGCAGGAACCTCTTGCAGGCTGACTATATTTATCCaatatacttttaatattatCAGTTGCTTTTTGAAATGCGCTCATGCACTTTTAAAGACCCCCAATGTCTATCAAACTAGAGTAACTACTgctgttagtttttctttgacaAAATATATGAACCTTAACTCTTTACCTATAATTTTGACTTCTTGTCAAATGTTCAAGAAGAACATGCTATGAaagtataagaagcttacagaataccaaacagattgaacaaaaatcaaaagtcatcaaaataaagaaaaaataatattctgcaaagGACAAAGGCCACGTGACATATCAAGGCAGATCTATAGAATaatacctgatttctcaatggaaactttgaAGGCCAGAAGGTCCTGGCTTCTTAGTgttctacagacactaagagaccacagctgccagcccagactacaatactcaacaaagctttcaatcaccatagacagagaaaacaagatattccatgacaaaaccagatttaaagaatacttagccacaaatccagccctacagaaagtactagaaggaaaactccaacccaaggaagtaaGTTATCTGCTTCTGTTAAGGGAGGGAAAATACTCTTTACTTACACAGAGAATTAGAAGCTTGCTTCTCTTGTACCTGATAAGATCCCATCTCTGATATCTAGAGTGAATTACAGATGAGGTAGTTCATATGTAGATTCTGGGTGCAAGAGACAACAGCTTCATGTTTTCTGATCCATGAAACTATAAGTTCCCTCTCTACAATTAATCTAAGATAGTGCTTCTAAAATTTAGAATAAGTGAAATACACCAGGACATCTTTTTCCCATTATCGCTTGTTTTCCTTCAgttctgacttttatttttaagtaacagCCATAGAAATTCAGTTGCTGTTGTAAATGGACAGAGATACTTTTAAATTTACTCATCATTAGATTATTCAGAAAATTTAAAGTACCATTCCTGAGAGGCAATCTATTCAAAAATTGTGAAATCACTACAATTGCTTTTACAACAAAACTAAGTTTAAGAACTACTGCATCAAACCTGTATGGATTACCGAACTGGTGTTACACTGATGTGATAGAGTCTGATAAGATTATAGTGTTCATGGGTATTAACGAATATTATTACTAACAAATATATCTGGAAAATATTAGTGAAAATGCTTGTGGAAGCTTAGAAAGATGTGAAAGACAGAGAGGTACAGAGAATAGAAGTTGTCACCCTGCAGAATATCATATAACCTTGGAAACTAGACTTTTGGGTTAGAAAGACATTAAAAGTCTCTTAGTCACCACCCTTCCCAACTCACCTAGGATGTCTTCAAGTGATTCTAAGGCCCAATCCTGAGCTTATTCCCTTTATTAATTGCAGCCTAGGAAGTAATGCCTCTGTGTTCATGATCTGTGTACCATCCATTCTACTCATTCCTGGGCCTAAGGGAACCTACTCCCAGAGGAGTCCAGATCCTtaaaaaactcaaataaataaaaattaattaatcagGACCTTTCTAGAACCAATTAAGAGTCCTGTAATAGGGACTGATACAGCCCTGATCACATCTGGTTATTTTAGGGGGAGGATGGATTGACATGAAACTCACAGATGGACATGTAGTCATTGATACCATTGGGGATTGGCAGCCTAGAACCCACCTTATGGAGGGTTAAAAGGTACAGTCAGGAGACTTCTAAAGCACTTAAGCACCATAATatgaatgatttaaaatattataataattcaCACTAGAATCCATCAAATTTTATGACAACATACTACAGCAAGAATATTCCTGCGTGATCCACTCTCAATTCAGCCCAACTTGCTGTACACAGGCTCTAGGGAGATATACACATACTACTAACAAAGATTAGGTGTATATGGGCTAATTTTATATCTATaccaataaataagaaaaaataactcCCTCAAATCATGTTCAATTATTTGTCAAGTCAGTATCTTTCAAAAGACTTCGGCTCCTTACCTCTCTAAGTGAAACTTAATATCCTATGCCACTATCATAATCCTACCATTCACCACAGAACCATAGATGACATTTGTTATTTATGATTTCAGTGCCTGTTCCGTGCACTTGGCTCTCATCTTCTGGTTCAGATGTTGTAGAGTTGTTGTATATAGTGATATGCTGAAAATTTCATTTCCAGGGAATCTATATGTTAGTTGGTCTTATAATTATTAGTTTGTTATAgatttattaacatttatttttgtacatgGAAATATATGGTAGCCATAAAATCTTCTGTATTATAAGCTCAGTTTTTTGTTCTAGTGTGTATAAAGATCAAGATCTTCCTTAATAATGACTATCATTCACCCCACAGAGAATGACAACTCTGCTCTTTTAGAGTATTTTACAGAAGTATTATGGTTTAGTTATGAAATATTTCCCAAATGTGTGTGAAGGCCTAGTTCCAAAATCAGTGTTTAAAAGACTTTGCAGATGTGATAGAATCTTTATGTCCTTGGCATAGTCAATGGATCCATCCAGTGATGGAGTCATTATGGAGAGACTGAAGATAATATAATGTGGATTTATTTGGAGGGTACTTTTATTTGGAGGCATACTTTTGAAGggtacatttgtttttattgcaccATCTCtaactctttgcttcctggttacCATCAGGTAAATACTTTTCTTCTCCTATATCCTTATATTGATGTATCACCTCAATGTGAGATCAGAAATGTTAATCCAAGTGGCTATGGACAGAAATATCTGAAGTCATTAGTAGAATAGCCCTTTCATCATTTAAGACGTTTATTTCAGCTTTTTAGACACACAGTGAAAAACTGACAAAAGGAACAGACATGGTTGAAGAGTATCCTCAACTTCGATATCAGTGAAACTGTTGCTGTATTCCCCAGAAGAAGAACACACCCTTTGGGAACTATGTACACTTTATATGCTACTGTATGTTTTCTGTCACAAACCTTATTTCAGCTACAGCAGCAGAACTTAAACGAGGTGAACTTGACAGCACCTCACCTCCATCTTTCTGAAGACACTTTTCAGTTTTTGCACTGAAACCTCTCTGGATCACAGAGAAAGATGTCATAGTAGATTTCCTTTTGCAAATACTGTTATGATGTactccttaaaaattattttaaacaataaggCTTATTTTAAACAATAAGGCAGGTGGACTGGGGTCCTTTTTGCATATGTACCACAATTAGGTGCCTCTTCAGCCAATAACTCTATTAGATGCAATACTTTCTTGGCACTGAATGTTTCTCTAGTGACAGATAAGGAGAATATCAAATCAGAAATTATGGAGACACACACTTCAACTTGAAGTACAGTATTGCTGAAGAGAAGAATACAGGTACCAGATGGGGCCATATTGGACTACAAGAAGTTGGTATAAACAAGGTAAGCAAGTATTGATTGTGCACATTATAGGAATTTTGTCCGCAAGAACGAGATCATTGTCTGAAGAATGCTTCAGGAAAGAGAGGACTGTATTTCCACCTCAGAATGCCTGTGTTGGTTAAACATACTGAAGATAATAGTGTTGAGACATGGGTCATGGGTTGTAATTGAATGCTGACttaatatttcagaaaagaaatggtGACCTCCAATTCTAAGAATATGACTAGATGGTTTTGAATTCCTGgataagaggaaaataaagatgagaaTCTATATAATGTGATAGATATAgttcaaggaagaaaaaattaagtacaataaaatatatacaatgggtcttgaattcctttttataattttcattaatttaaaaaataccaatccaagtttccaatccctccccttttcccattcctccacacaccctcccacccaacccccatctaattctcagagatggtaaggcactgctttgtggaaggttcaaggccctcccaactatatctaggctgagcaaggtatacatccagaGAGAATAGGGtcccagaatgctgggaagtcagtcgccatgactctcctctccgagatggatgcaggctagaatcgtCCTGGtgagccaccccttgtggtgctacacacattactaaatatgggttaaagcaaaatgtgagaattagctaataagaggctgaaactaatgggccaggcagtgtttaaatgaatacagtttatgtgttgttattttggggcataagctagccaggcggccgggatccatgtggcaggaatgcagcctgtgGCTCCTTACTACaatttatagtacaagagaccatgcccaagtggccTGGTATTTTAAAGGTaatggctgaaggagttcccatctCATTCTATCTTTTGTTACAAATGTTCCCAGCAATATATAACCTTAAAACATGCTGTGGAGCCTAAATGGGACCAACCTAAACACTCTGCATGTGGGAGAGTGTTGCATAGCTTGGTCTATCgaaggggcccctggcagtaggaccaggatctattctTCATGCATGAGCTGCTTATTGGATCCCATTCTCTATGATGGGGTGTCATGCTCAGTCTTAATGCAGCAGAGAGGGGCTTGGTCCAGCCTCAACTTAAtgggccaggctttgttgactccccttgggagcccttaccctttgggagaagtggatggggatgAGTTGGGGGAGGCAAGGGATTGTGAGAGTAAAGTTGGGAGGGACAACTGatgttggaatgtaaaatgaaatttttaaaaaataataaataaaaaacaaccaaataaataaataaatctaaatggatcaaagatgaATATTAGGCTTGAAACTTTGAAAATGTTCGTTTAGAGGACAGAGCAGGAAAATGGTACAAGAGATGAGACTATGTACAGACACTCTGAAGTTTTCTCCAATTGCTCAGTAACTAATAGCAACAGTCAATAAATGTGATactatgaaacaaaaaaaaagcttcagcACAACAAAGGAAAGAATGATCTGCATGAAGAAATAGCCTTCAAATGTGAGAAAATCTTTGGCAGGTGCACATCTGACAGAAGAtaaatatccagaatatacaaagatctCACATTctaaagaacaagaaaacaagaaacccaatAAAAATGGGTAGAAGAAACTACATGGAGGGTTCTGAAAAGTTATGCAAATGGCCAAAATATACCCTTTAAAGTATTCAACATCCCTCATGACCAgggcaataaaaatgaaaactactttgagattcaaTTCCACTCCAGTAAGAAAGgccatcatcaagaaaacaaatatcacTAAACATTGGCAAGGGACCCTTATTCCCTCTTGCTCTTGACAGCAGTGTATACAGTTGCAGCCAATATGTAAATCACTATGGGGGTTTCTTAATATAACCCATAATAGAATTACCATATTCTCTAGTACCCATGATCGTATATCCTAAGTATTCACATCCTCTCTAGGGATACTTGCATGCCTGTCTTCATTGATGCTCTGCTTCCCATAGCAAGAAAATTGagtctctgctcctccctgctcTAGAGACAGCCACTTCTTTTCGTGCAGTGCCAGCCTCGTTCCAGAGACACGATGGTGAAGGTCGGAGTGAACGGATTTGGCCGTATTGGGCGCCTGGTTACcagggctgccttcacttctggcaaagtggacgttgttgccatcaatgaccctttcatcgacctcaactacatggtctacatgttccagtatgactccacccatggcaagttcaaaggcacagtcaaggctgagaacGGGAAGCTCGTCATCAACGGGAAGgccatcaccatcttccaggagCAAGATCCCGCCAACATCAAATGGGGTGATGCCTGCGCTGAGTATGTTGTGGAGTCGACCggtgtcttcaccaccatggagaaggctggggcccaCTTGAAGGGTGGGGCCAAAAGGGTCATCATCTCCGCCCCTTCTGTGGATgccccc containing:
- the LOC119811236 gene encoding olfactory receptor 1468-like; translation: MPENNRTGISQFLLLGLPIPPEHQYLFYVLFLAMYLTTVLGNLIIIILILLDSHLHTPMYFFLSNLSFSDLCFSSVTMPKLLQNMQRQVPLISYAGCLAQMYFFLFFGDLESFLLVAMAYDRYVAICFPLHYTSIMSHKLCVGLVVLSWVLTTSHAMLHTLLLTRLSFCANNVIPHFFCDLSALLKLACSDIHINELVVLIIGGLVVVLPFLFIITSYARIVSSILKVPSIRGIHKVFSTCGSHLSVVSLFFGTIIGLYLCPSTNNSTVKDTVMSMMYTVVTPMLNPFIYSLRNRDMKGALKRVFQKKNLF